In one Acanthochromis polyacanthus isolate Apoly-LR-REF ecotype Palm Island chromosome 20, KAUST_Apoly_ChrSc, whole genome shotgun sequence genomic region, the following are encoded:
- the rnf152 gene encoding E3 ubiquitin-protein ligase rnf152, whose amino-acid sequence MNLCEMETLSQDSILECQICFNYYSPRRRPKLLDCRHTCCSVCLTQMRSSQKEIRCPWCRGVTKLPPGLSVSQLPDDPDIITVIAIPHASEHTPVFIRLPSNGCYMLPLPVAKERALGLPGELGCRFLPGGQQKGVTVVTVPEQQPLGLAMGLEGVGVGLEGGDGERRVAGPVGGAGKGSTWSGVCTVILVACVLLFLLGIVLHNMSCISKRFTVISCG is encoded by the coding sequence ATGAACCTGTGTGAAATGGAGACTCTTTCCCAGGATTCAATCCTGGAGTGCCAGATCTGCTTTAACTACTACAGCCCAAGGCGGCGGCCCAAACTCCTGGACTGCCGCCACACCTGCTGCTCGGTTTGTTTGACCCAAATGCGAAGCAGCCAGAAGGAGATCCGCTGCCCCTGGTGCCGCGGCGTCACCAAACTCCCGCCGGGTTTGTCCGTCTCCCAGCTGCCGGACGACCCGGACATCATCACCGTCATCGCCATCCCCCACGCCTCCGAGCACACGCCCGTCTTCATCCGCCTTCCCAGCAACGGGTGCTACATGCTGCCGCTGCCCGTCGCCAAGGAGCGGGCGCTGGGATTGCCGGGGGAGCTCGGGTGCCGCTTCCTTCCCGGCGGCCAGCAGAAGGGCGTGACGGTGGTGACGGTGCCCGAGCAGCAGCCCCTGGGTCTGGCCATGGGTCTGGAGGGCGTCGGGGTGGGTCTGGAGGGCGGCGATGGCGAGAGGAGGGTGGCGGGACCGGTGGGAGGTGCCGGGAAGGGATCCACGTGGTCCGGTGTCTGCACGGTGATCCTGGTGGCCTGCGTCCTGCTTTTCCTCCTGGGCATCGTGCTGCACAACATGTCCTGCATCTCCAAGCGCTTCACCGTCATCTCCTGCGGCTGA